The sequence GTACTGGAAGTCCGCGGGCAGCAGCGCGTTGAAGGGCTTGAGCAGCACCGCCACCAGCGGGTTGCCGTCCGTGAGCGCCACGGAGGTGCCGTAGGGGTAGAGCTGATTCGGCGAGGACGACAGCGGCAGGCCCCACGGGGCGTTGCGGTAGAAGAGCCAGCCGAAGATGTGGCCCGCCCAGTCCTCGCGCATCATCCAGTCGATGCGCGTGGGCGGCAGCACGTTGCCGCCACCCAGCCACAGGAACCAGCCCAGCCCGCCGAGCGCGGCGACCCAGGGGGCCCACCGGCTCTCACGGGCGGGCGGCGGAGCGGGGGGCTCCATCAACGCCGGACTCGGGTTCGACATGACGGCCTGGGCACGGCCGGCACTGTAGGGCCGCGCTTCCGGCACGGGCAAGCACGGCGCGCGGAGCCGAAGCGGCCCGTGCCTCGCGGCTTCAGGCCCCAGGTCATCACGCCGGGGACGCTGGACCTCGGCGCTTCAGGCCCACCGTCATCACGCTGGGAACGCTGGACCTCGACGCTGCAGGCCCACGGTCATCAAGCTGGGGACGCTGGACCTCGACGCTTCAGGCCGTGGCGCTCATCGAGCGCGCGAGCTCCCGCACGAGCTGGCGAGCCACGCCAGGAGCGGGAAGCCCCGCCTGGCGGCACTCGCTCTCGGGCAGCACCGCTTCCGCGAAGTCCTGCTCCAGTGCGCGCCACGCTTCCCTCCGGGCCTCTTCGATGCGGTTGCGTGCCTCGGGAGACAGACGGCTGCGTGCCCACGCGTCGATGGACCAGGAGAGCTCCGCGTGCCGCAATTCGTCCGGGGCAATGCTCCGCAGCGCCTCACGCACGGCCGGGTCCTCGGCGGTGCGCGCCTGCCAGCCCGCGAGGAGCGCGCCGAATGTCTCGCGCACGCAGCCCTCCACGGCATTCTCGAGGGCCAGCGCTTCCAGGGAGCGCGGCTGGAAGGGCGCCACCTGCAGCTCCGGCATCGGGGCCCCATGACTCCGCGCCAGGCGCTCCATGGCGCGTGCGTGGCGCACCTCGTCCTTCGCGGAGCGGCGGGCCGCCCGCACCAGCCGCGCGGGGGCGCCGTGCGCCTCCAGCTCCTCCGCGAGCCGCTCGAAGGCGGGGACGGACGCGGCTTCCAGGTGCGCCATCCTCGCGTAGAGGGCGCCGAGCCAGGACACCCGCTCCGCCACCGCTCCGTCGCTCCGCAGTCCCTCGGGGCGACGGCCCTCGCAGAGCACCCGCATTTCGCACGTCACCTGGTCCAGTGTCGTGCCACCGTCGGAGCGCGATACCGAGCAGGGGGCCGTGCCGCCGATGTGGGCGCACAGCTCCTCGCAGGGCATGTCCGCGGAGGCCGTGCCGCCGTCGCGCAGCGAGACGCTGCTGATGCTGAAAGTCTCCTGTTCGGTGCTCCCCTCACACCCCGCTGTCGAGGAACACGCGAGGCCCGTGGTGAAGGGAGCGAGGACGAGCAGACGGGAGAGGGTGGTGCGGAGCAGTCGGCGGGACATGGGCGGAGTCCTTCGTGTCTTCAGTGCCCTGCCGGCCCAGGTGCGCCACAGTCTGTCACGTCACGGGCCACACGTGGAGGCGTCGTCGTTCCGCTCGATGACGCGCCCCTTGCCGGAGCCCTGGTAGGTGGCGTCCGCGAGCGCCGTGGCCTGGCATGTGGGCAGCTTCGCGTTGTCCGTGACGACGAAGCTCGTGCCCACCCGCTTCAGCCCCGCCAGGCCCAGGTCCGCCAGGTTCGGGTTCTCCTGCACCACCAGCTCTTCCATGTCGACCAGGCCGCGCAGGGCGGCCAGGCTCACCAGCGCGTCGCTGTTGCGCACCTCCAGCCGCTTCAGGCGCAGCAGGCGCTCGAAGCCCGAGATGTCATTGAGCAGCGGGCTGCCGCCGACGAAGAGCTTCCCTCCCACGTAGCCGAGGGCCCGGAAGTCCCTCACCGCCGCCAGCTTCGGGTTGGCGCCGACGTAGAAGTCGCCCTCGACGAACTCGAGCGAGGGCATGTCGGACACCGACTCCAGGAGGGCGTTGCCGGTGACGCTGATGGACCCCGCCCGCTTCAGGCGGGGCAGCTGGCCGGTGGCCGTCAGGCTGTCGTTGTTCGAGATGCCCAGGTCGCCGCCCACGCTCTGCACATTGAAGCCCGCCAGGCTCACCAGCGCGTCGTTGTTGCGAATCTCCAGGTCACCGCCAACGCTCGCCAGGCTGGAGAGGCCATTCAGCGCCGCGAGGGAAGGGTTGTCCTGGATGAGGAGCGTGCCGCCCACCTGCTGCAGGTTCGCCAGCGGCAGCTCCTGCAGGTTCTGGTTCTCGACGATGCGGACGTCGCCGCTGAGCTGCTGGAGGTACGGGAGCGTGCCGGTGAACTGGAGCGCGTCGTTGTCGTACATCTCGAAGCCGCGCCGGGGGGCCACGTTCGCCAGCCCGGTCAGCGTCGTCAGCTTCCCGTTGCTGATGACCCCAAGGTCGGTCTCCACCCAGACCGCCTGCTCCGCGCCCCCGCCCACCATCAGCGTCTCGAGGTCGAGGTTGTATCCAACGAACAGGAAGTCTCCCACGAAGCGCAGGCCCCGAAGCTCCACGCGCTTCATGCCCGCGCTGGAGGTGATGCGCAGCCGGCCGTCCACCTGCACCAGGTTCGGGAGCAGCACCTCCTCGGCGGGGGTGCTCATGATGGTCAGCTGGCCGCGGATGCGGGAGATGGGCTTCAGCGCCATGATGTCCGCGGCGTCGTCCACCACGTAGTCCCCGTCGTACGTCAGCGTCGGCTGGCACACGTACGAGGTGGCGGTGACCTCGCTGTCGCCGAGCGTCCCGTTTCCGTCGACGTCCAGGCCCACGTCCACCGCGGTGCCGCCCGTGGGGCAGGCCGGGCCGGCCGGTTCCGGGCGCAGGCGCTTCACGGCCTGGTTGAAGCTGATGCACACGGACTCCGAGGCCCGAAGCTCGCCGTCATCCAACTGCCCGTTCCGGTTCACGTCCGAGCCCGCCTCCACCCGGGTACCTTCGATGCGGCAGCCGCCGAAGGGCGCGGGCGGAACCGGGCCGAGGCGCACGAGCACCGGGTCCGTCTCCGTGCAGCCGTACACCTCGCTGGTGATTTCCTCGTCGTCGAGGATGTGGTCGCCGTCGGTGTCGCGCCCGGCGTGGGCCACCTGACCGCCGTTGGCGCACTTGTCCCCGGGAGGCACCGGCCGCGTGCGCACCAGCACGCCCGGGCTGGCGGTGGCGCAGACGTACTCGGTGGCCGTCACCTCGGCTTCTTCCAGTGCGCCGTTGGCGTTCAGGTCCGGGCCCGTCAGCACCGCCTGCCCGCCGAGCTCGCAGTTCGCCCCCGCGGACTCAGGCCGCTGGCTCGTGAGCACCTTGACGCAGGCGTACAGGGTGCTCGTCACCTCGCTGTCGTCGAGCTCGCCGTCGTCGTCCAGGTCGAGCCCCGTCTCAAACGCTGTTCCGCCGTGCTCGCAGTGCGCGCCGCGAGGCTCCACGGCCGTGCGCGTGCGCGCGGCGTGCTGCCGCACCAGTTGCTTCAGGTCGATACCGTCACAGCCCGCGGCCAGCACCAACACCATCATCCAGAGTCGTCGCATCGGTGCCTCTCTTCTCATCCGTTCCGGGGCTGCTCAGTCGCAGGTGGCCGCGTCGTCGTTGCCGGAGATGTAGGGCGTGGTCCCGGTGAAGGTGCGCGTCGCGAGCGCGGTGGCCATGCACCTGGGCAGCTTCGGGTTGTCCACCACGGAGAAGAAGGTGGCCACGTTCTCCAGCCCCGGGAGGTCGATTCGCGACAGGTTCGCGTTCTCGACCAGGAGCAGCTCGTTCAGCGACCGCAGACGGCTCAGCGCGCCCAGGTTCGTCAGGGCCGCGTTGTTCTCCAGGCGGAAGGTGCCCGCCGTCTGCAGTTGCTCCAGTCCCGTCAGGTTCGCCAGCCGGGGGTTGTTGGCCAGCGTCAGCGACTCCACGTGCTGCAGCAGGTGGAGGTCTCCCAACGTCTCCATCTGGAGGTTGTTGGAGATGGAGAGCTCATTGCTGATGCTGCGCAGCGCGGGGAACTCGGTCGCGGTGGACAGGCCCGGGTTGCCCCGCATGTTGAGCCTGCCCACGTGCCCGAGCGCCGTCAGTCCCTTCGTGGACAGGAGGTTGTTGTTGCTCTGGATGCTCAGCACGCCGGTGATGAGCTCCAGCTTCGGCAGCCCCGACAGGTCGATGAGCCCGTCGTTCTCGAGGATGCCGAGGTCCCCGCCGATACTCACCAGTTGCGTGCCCGTCAGGGAGGGCAGGGCCGGGTTGCGCATGACCGTCAGACTGCCGCCCAGCCGCTGCAGGTTCGCGAAGGGCAGCTCCTTCAGCCCGGCATTGTCCTGGACGATGATGTTGCCCGTGAGGTCGGACACGCGGCTGAACACCCCGGGGTATTCGAGCGCGTCGTTGTCCTCGAGGGTGAAGTTCCTTCGCGGCAGCAGGCCGGCGATGCCGGACAGGGTGGAGAGGCGGGGGTTGCTCAAAAGGTCCACGTCGAAGGCCACCCACGTCGGGCTGCTCGTGTTGTCGCCGAGGACGAGCATCTCCAGGCTCGCGTTGAACATGACGACCACGGAGGTCTCCACGTAGCGCAGGGCCGGCATCTCCACGCGCTTCAGCACGCTGTTGCCATTGACGAGGAGCTGGTCCCCCACCGACATCAGCGTCGGCAGGGTGACCTCCGTCAAGGCCGTGGAGTCGATGACGAGCGAGCCCCGGATGCGGGAGATGCCCGCGAGCGCCTCCACGTCCGCCGCGTTCCGGATGACGTAGGTTGCATCGAGCGAGCGCAGGTCGCGGCACGCCAGGATGCTGGTGGTGACTTCGGAGTCCTCGAAGGTGCCGTCGCTGTCCACGTCCGCGCCGGCGAGCACCCGCGTACCGCCATTCGGGCAGGCGCTGCTGGCGGGCTCCTCCACCTGCCGCAGCAGGAGGTTGGACGTGGGGATGCAGACGTAGGTCTGCGCGCGGCGCTCCACGTCGTCGAGCACGCCGTTCCGGTTCACGTCCGGCCCCGCGTCCACCATGGAACCGCCGAGCCCACAGGGGGGAGGAGACAGCTGGAGCGGGCTCACGCGGGTGAGGACGGGCTCCGTTTCCGTGCAGCTGAGGGACTCCCGGGTGACTTCGCGGTCCCCCAGCACGCCGTCGCCATCCACGTCGAGTCCGGCGCGGGAGAGCAGCCCGCCCAGGGGGCACTTCTCTCCGGGAGACACCGGCACCACGCGTATCAGCACACCGGGCGTGGCGGAGTCGCAGAGGTACTCGGTGCTCTTCACCTCGCCGTCGGCCAATACGCCGTCGTCGTCCAGGTCCAGGCCCGTCCGCACCACGTCGCCGCCGTAGGTGCAGTGCTCGCCCGCGGGCTCCTTGGCGCTGCGGCTGAGCGCATCATGCTGCTTCACGAGCTTGTCCAGCTCGATGCCGTCACACCCGGCCACCAGCGCCAGCAGGCCCAGCCACGCCGCTCTCTTCAACACGTGCCTCATCGCCCGCCTGCCTCAGCGCCGCAGCGCCAGCTCGATTCCGTACGACGGGTCCCAGTGGCCCTTCCCGTCGAGCGTGACGCGGTCCGAGGACAGCATGCCCGCCAGTCGCAGGCGCATCCCCGCCACCTTCGCCGTGACGCCCACGGCCGCGTGCGTGGTGAGCAACGTCGGGTCGGCCATGAACACCGGGCCCTTCGCCACCCCCAGCACGCCCCAGCCGGCTCCGACCTCCAGGAACAGCGGCGTGCGGTACAGCCCCTCCGTGCCCACCAGCCCCAGCACCGTGGCGCGGTGCAGGCGGAGGCCGTCGCGGGCCACCGGCGTCAGCGCGTAGCTGCCGCGCACGCCGTAGTAGAGGAAGGGCGAAAGCTCGTTCCGCCACGCCACGCTCGGCCCCATGGAGAACATCTTCAGGCCCAGCGGAGCCCGCAATGCCGTCAGGCCGAAGTCCCAGCCATGGGACTCCGGCGAGCGCAGCAGCATGTGCGTCAGCGTGCCGCCCTCCTCGGGTGGGAAGGCGCGGCCCAGCTCCACCGGCACCAGCCCGGCGGCGGCCACGTATTGCTCGTAGAAGCCCTTGTCCAATGGCACCGCGAACAGGCCGCGCCGCAGCGCTTCTTCGGCGGGGCCGCGCTCCTGCAGCTCGCGCGCCGTCATGTTCACCACCCCGGTGGACAGCTCCGCCAGGGTGATGCGGGCCTCCGCGGTGGGGGTGCGCACCCAGTACACGTCGCGCTCCGGCAGCCGCAGCAGCACGTACTGGTCCTCCGAGCGCCGCACGTCCGCCAGCCGCCGCCCGTCCGAGTCCTCCACGGAGATGCGCGCGTGCTCGAAGCCCGAGGGCAGCGTGAGGCTGGGGCCCTGGGGCGCGGGGCCCACCAGCGGGCGCCGGGGGTCCGCGCTGGGAGCGAAGGCGTGGATGGTGAGCCGCGCCGGCAGGCCCTTCACCGCCTGGAGCGACGCGGACACGAAGGCGCCCAGCTCGCTGTACTCCACCTTCCCGTCGCCGTTGATGTCCGCCGCGCCCATGAGCCCGGAGCGCGCCACGTGGCTGAAGACGCCGGCGCGGATGCGGGACCACTCGTGCGTCTCGCCGTCCTCGCTCTCCGCGAAGAGGGCGCCCACGGTGGGCCGGGTGGCGAGCTGCTCGCGCGCGAGCATTCCGCGCAGCTCCGCCAGCACGGCCTCGTCCGAGCCGCCGCCGCGGCTGCCCACCACGCCCGAGGCGCGGCACGCGTCCACGATGAGGTGCACGTAGTCCGCGCCGAGCGGGTCCACCACGTCGGAGTAGAAGCTCGCCTTGTCCAGGCGGCCGCCCTGGAGGGTGAAGTACGCGCGCCCCGCCTCGTCCGTGTTGCCGTGGCCCACGTAGACGACGAGCACGTCCGTCTGGCGCCCCAGCTCGTCGTCGGCCTGGCTGGCCGCGCGCAGCCGCGCCACCTCGCGCTTCACCTCTTCCGGCGTGGGAGGACGGGCCCCGGCCAGCACCGGCCGGCCGCCCGCGCGCGTCACCGCGTCCGGGTCCACGAGCAGCGTCGTCTCCACGCCCAGCCGCTGGAGCGTCTCCGCCCACAGCACGCCGTCGTCATCCGCGAAGCGCAGGTCCGGCAGCGCCGGGTCATCGCTGCCGTTGTGGGCGATGACCAGCGCGCGGCGCACCACCCCTTCCGCCGAGGCGCCGCGGGCCAGCAGCAGCGCGACGGCCCCGAGGAGCAGTCCCAACTGTCTCATGGACCTTCCTCTACCTTGACCTCCTGCTTGAGCACCACGGACCCCTCGTGCTGCTCTCCGCGAAGGGTCGCCAGGGCCGCGTCCGGGCGGTCGGAGAATGCCGCCACCACCTCCACCGCGCCGGCCTCCGGCGGCATGGGGAGGGTCAGCTTCAGGGGGCCTTCATTGCCCAGCGCGCCGGGCAGCGGGAAGGGCCCCGCGATGACCTCCCCCTTCTGCGTGCCGCGCACCCGCAGGGCCACGTGGGTGTAGGGCGTGTTGCCGCCGGCGGCGAAGGCGAGCATGGCGCCAGCCCGGCAGGTGTCACCCGCGTGCAGCTCGCGCATGGGCTGGCCGGCGGCGGAGCAGAAGACGCGCAGCGCCACGCCCGGCGGAGGGCCGTTGCCGCGGGTGGCGAACTCGCCCGGGGTGACCCGGGTCGCGGGTGGCACCAGCAGCACCGCGAGGAAGACGGCCGCCAGTGCGCCGCCGAGCACCGCCAGCGAGGGCCAGCGCGACTGTGCCTCCCGGGGCTCCGCCGCCGCGAGGGCCGCCGCGAGCCCGGCGTCCGTCAGCGACTGCTGCTCCACGGACGAGGGCGAGTCCAGGTTGCCCTCCAGCGCGCGGTGCGCCTGGGCCCAGCGCTCATAGCGGGGACCGCAGCGCGCGCAGCCATGAGCGTGGCGCAGCAGGCGGGCGGACTCCTGGGTGGACAGCGCCCCCAGGGACCAACGCGGCAGACTGGCGTCGATGTGTCTTTCGTACCACCTCATGATGGCAGGCTCCCAATCGCACACAGGGCAAGCGAGGCCAGGAGGACCCCCAGCTCCATCCGCCCGGGCTCGGCCGTGGTGTCCAGCCAGCCCGAGGCTTTCAGATGCTCGGTGAACTGCGTCCGCAGCCGCTTCTCGCGCACCCGGACCTCTCCCCGGGTGAGCTGGAGCTTCTCGGCGGCGGACTCCTGGGACAGCCCGTCCACGAAGCGGAGGTGCGCGAGCGCGCGTCCCTCCTCGGGCAGCGCGTCCAGGAAGCGGCGCACCAGCGTGCGCACCTCGGTGCCCAGCGCCTCCTCCTCGGGGCTGCGCCCCTCGGTGGGCAGGTGGCCCAGCTCAGGAGCGTCATCCATGGGGACGGCCTCGCGCGCCACGCGCCCGGACGCCCGCATCAAATCAATGGCCGTCGAGCGCGCCACCGTCAGCAGGAAGCCCAGGTACGGGCGCACGCCGTCGTAAGCCTGTCGCATGTTGGGACGGAAGGCGCGCACGAACGTCTCCTGGTGCGCGGCGTCCAAATCCAGTGCGGACAACGCCACGGTCCGCGTCCCACCCTCACCACCCACGGCGAACTTCCGCGAGAGGTACCGCAGCACCTCTGGCGAGTACGTCCGATACACGAGCGTGAGCACGGCCGCGTCCCCCCGGCGGAACGCGTCCAAGACGGACCTGTCGTTTCCTGGCAGCACGGATTCTCCGTCCCAGGCGAGCCGGCGCGGGCCCCGTGCACACGCCGTCCGTCACCCTCACGAAAAGGGATACGGAACGGGCTCGAAATCTGGGTTGTGGCAGGAACGAAGAGTCGTCGATTTCTTGATGGGAACGGTCGGGATTCGTTGCGCTTTGGAGGCCATCCGGCCTCAAACGACCCGGGCGGGCAGGGGCCACGCCGGCCGGGCCTCCGCCCACGCCGCGCGCACGCGGGTGAGCAGGTCATCCAGGACTCCGTCCTCCAGCCCCTGCGTCCGGGCCGGGGTGGACTCCCACC comes from Pyxidicoccus parkwaysis and encodes:
- a CDS encoding DUF7151 family protein — its product is MRRLWMMVLVLAAGCDGIDLKQLVRQHAARTRTAVEPRGAHCEHGGTAFETGLDLDDDGELDDSEVTSTLYACVKVLTSQRPESAGANCELGGQAVLTGPDLNANGALEEAEVTATEYVCATASPGVLVRTRPVPPGDKCANGGQVAHAGRDTDGDHILDDEEITSEVYGCTETDPVLVRLGPVPPAPFGGCRIEGTRVEAGSDVNRNGQLDDGELRASESVCISFNQAVKRLRPEPAGPACPTGGTAVDVGLDVDGNGTLGDSEVTATSYVCQPTLTYDGDYVVDDAADIMALKPISRIRGQLTIMSTPAEEVLLPNLVQVDGRLRITSSAGMKRVELRGLRFVGDFLFVGYNLDLETLMVGGGAEQAVWVETDLGVISNGKLTTLTGLANVAPRRGFEMYDNDALQFTGTLPYLQQLSGDVRIVENQNLQELPLANLQQVGGTLLIQDNPSLAALNGLSSLASVGGDLEIRNNDALVSLAGFNVQSVGGDLGISNNDSLTATGQLPRLKRAGSISVTGNALLESVSDMPSLEFVEGDFYVGANPKLAAVRDFRALGYVGGKLFVGGSPLLNDISGFERLLRLKRLEVRNSDALVSLAALRGLVDMEELVVQENPNLADLGLAGLKRVGTSFVVTDNAKLPTCQATALADATYQGSGKGRVIERNDDASTCGP
- a CDS encoding leucine-rich repeat domain-containing protein; this encodes MKRAAWLGLLALVAGCDGIELDKLVKQHDALSRSAKEPAGEHCTYGGDVVRTGLDLDDDGVLADGEVKSTEYLCDSATPGVLIRVVPVSPGEKCPLGGLLSRAGLDVDGDGVLGDREVTRESLSCTETEPVLTRVSPLQLSPPPCGLGGSMVDAGPDVNRNGVLDDVERRAQTYVCIPTSNLLLRQVEEPASSACPNGGTRVLAGADVDSDGTFEDSEVTTSILACRDLRSLDATYVIRNAADVEALAGISRIRGSLVIDSTALTEVTLPTLMSVGDQLLVNGNSVLKRVEMPALRYVETSVVVMFNASLEMLVLGDNTSSPTWVAFDVDLLSNPRLSTLSGIAGLLPRRNFTLEDNDALEYPGVFSRVSDLTGNIIVQDNAGLKELPFANLQRLGGSLTVMRNPALPSLTGTQLVSIGGDLGILENDGLIDLSGLPKLELITGVLSIQSNNNLLSTKGLTALGHVGRLNMRGNPGLSTATEFPALRSISNELSISNNLQMETLGDLHLLQHVESLTLANNPRLANLTGLEQLQTAGTFRLENNAALTNLGALSRLRSLNELLLVENANLSRIDLPGLENVATFFSVVDNPKLPRCMATALATRTFTGTTPYISGNDDAATCD
- a CDS encoding caspase family protein, whose amino-acid sequence is MRQLGLLLGAVALLLARGASAEGVVRRALVIAHNGSDDPALPDLRFADDDGVLWAETLQRLGVETTLLVDPDAVTRAGGRPVLAGARPPTPEEVKREVARLRAASQADDELGRQTDVLVVYVGHGNTDEAGRAYFTLQGGRLDKASFYSDVVDPLGADYVHLIVDACRASGVVGSRGGGSDEAVLAELRGMLAREQLATRPTVGALFAESEDGETHEWSRIRAGVFSHVARSGLMGAADINGDGKVEYSELGAFVSASLQAVKGLPARLTIHAFAPSADPRRPLVGPAPQGPSLTLPSGFEHARISVEDSDGRRLADVRRSEDQYVLLRLPERDVYWVRTPTAEARITLAELSTGVVNMTARELQERGPAEEALRRGLFAVPLDKGFYEQYVAAAGLVPVELGRAFPPEEGGTLTHMLLRSPESHGWDFGLTALRAPLGLKMFSMGPSVAWRNELSPFLYYGVRGSYALTPVARDGLRLHRATVLGLVGTEGLYRTPLFLEVGAGWGVLGVAKGPVFMADPTLLTTHAAVGVTAKVAGMRLRLAGMLSSDRVTLDGKGHWDPSYGIELALRR
- a CDS encoding RNA polymerase sigma factor, giving the protein MLPGNDRSVLDAFRRGDAAVLTLVYRTYSPEVLRYLSRKFAVGGEGGTRTVALSALDLDAAHQETFVRAFRPNMRQAYDGVRPYLGFLLTVARSTAIDLMRASGRVAREAVPMDDAPELGHLPTEGRSPEEEALGTEVRTLVRRFLDALPEEGRALAHLRFVDGLSQESAAEKLQLTRGEVRVREKRLRTQFTEHLKASGWLDTTAEPGRMELGVLLASLALCAIGSLPS